A stretch of Bos taurus isolate L1 Dominette 01449 registration number 42190680 breed Hereford chromosome 5, ARS-UCD2.0, whole genome shotgun sequence DNA encodes these proteins:
- the NACA gene encoding nascent polypeptide-associated complex subunit alpha isoform X1 produces the protein MPGEATDTVPATEQELPQPQAETAVPPVSSSLSVTAALGQPKPTPTPPCSLASQQCPLATPDQPSPFLSPSTIASTSFEAPFLQSPHGTALPLGAAPPTDTPIFLPNLIGPPISPAALALASPMITPTLKGAHSSSAPLALVALAPHSVQKSSDYPPNALSSPPSVAIIESGSVTSPSAPVALSEPKPSPSQVPSQVIPNPKGTPNPPSIVSAIPSHLVTPLASIQSELASCSQITPATPPAIPSPQVKGVSVSSALTAPQNPVSLSLKGPPSPPTASSLSTQSFAVAAESPPVLLTSLDSHLTPLHQSSPVQTSSSNILSDPIEDTIFVDHSSADASYTSQRSVIPPLPSRNEVVPTAVTAFPGGTPTSSLAMSADKGISAVTDLASSNIVASCPLSPTASLILKDFPSTAALAAPKDAPSPQSTSSSPEIALSPEATLATKSYPEPLPVVKPASTTPSSLSVNSPISVIKTGSYTSPDPTNLLLKSSFTTPTVAAFPLESAAIDGVASTTAKGPSTPSTAASPSTLNTSPLMPPTSESCPMAPVVTLSSQNASASLAPMAQVPEIPKSESSTPLPPTGAPQGEKKVHGISQTSPLAPMASAPEGYPTEDSGASITASSKGMYLADSPSPLGTTVSPQPKRIPTKKGSATAPLTLAPSASKSVPAIPDTPVGNLSFTISPVEASFPEADLPFHVSKGSLAEKHSPTPPSSREAPVPLPMAPSPKEGPASPSPKETLTPLAVTPSTPKRAPATPSPKEAPTPLAMTPPSPKGSSATTLPKETPLPAVTPSSPKGAPATPSQKQTPATPPPKEAPTFPAMALPSSKRTPVNPPSKEDSTPVAVTHSSPKESPAIPPPKETSSPSALTPPSLKGPQAPKRASATPSPKGDSTPPPVSPPSPKRGSATPSPKKAPASPPPKGDSTPPPVTAPSPKESPATPSPKRAPASPPPKGDSTPPPVTPPSPKGSPATPSPKRAPASPPPKGDSTPPPVTAPSPKGSSATPSPKKAPASPPPKGDSTPPPVTAPSPKGSPATLSPKKAPASPPPKGDSTPPPVTAPSPKGSPATPSPKKAPASPPPKGDSTPPPVTAPSPKKALASPPPKGDSTPPPVTAPSPKGSPATPSPKKAPANPPPKGDSTPPPVTAPSPKKAPASPPPKGDFTPPGVTPPSPKKGPATPSPKGTPTPSAVTSPPKRGLATPPLTGDPAPPSVAPVSPKEASAAASLKETPTPLAVAPPSSKGTLAAKRASATPNTKEVPTSPAVTPSTKKATGTPVPKGVPTPSAVIPPSPKKAPVPKGAPATSSSKEAPAPPTVIPLSPKEAPTSPVSVTCPLGSTAPQASKGPPIKKGPTAFKAVLDGSAPESAPVITTPTQKGPPAKNSSISPPVCPDPSSQNGTKGPLPAVAPAPLLTVSTQKGSSPKALPVSPLKGKDSFHSPEGPLPPPSESETSTPSATAAPEKSLPKAGLVSVSPAPTPSVSLPLASSPVPPLLPKQQFLPSSPGLVLESPCKPSAPADEDELPPLIPPEPISGGVPFQPVLVNMPTPKPAGIPAPTPSAKQPVLKNNKGSGTESDSDESVPELEEQDSTQATTQQAQLAAAAEIDEEPVSKAKQSRSEKKARKAMSKLGLRQVTGVTRVTIRKSKNILFVITKPDVYKSPASDTYIVFGEAKIEDLSQQAQLAAAEKFKVQGEAVSNIQENTQTPTVQEESEEEEVDETGVEVKDIELVMSQANVSRAKAVRALKNNSNDIVNAIMELTM, from the exons ATGCCCGGTGAAGCCACAGACACCGTCCCTGCTACAGAGCAGGAGTTGCCACAGCCCCAGGCTGAGACAG ctGTGCCTCCTGTGTCTTCATCCTTGAGTGTCACTGCTGCTTTAGGGCAGCCTAAACCTACACCTACCCCTCCTTGTTCCCTGGCCTCCCAACAATGCCCTCTGGCAACCCCTGACCAGCCTTCCCCATTCCTTTCTCCCTCTACCATTGCCTCAACCTCTTTTGAAGCTCCTTTTCTCCAGTCACCCCATGGGACAGCCCTGCCTTTGGGAGCTGCCCCTCCCACTGACACCCCCATTTTCTTACCAAACCTAATAGGGCCTCCCATCTCCCCAGCTGCCTTAGCTCTGGCCTCTCCCATGATAACTCCAACTCTGAAAGGTGCTCATTCCTCTTCAGCTCCCTTGGCTCTGGTGGCCTTGGCTCCCCACTCAGTTCAGAAGAGCTCTGACTATCCCCCTAATGCTCTTAGTTCACCTCCATCAGTTGCCATAATTGAGTCGGGGTCAGTGACATCTCCGTCAGCTCCAGTTGCTCTCTCAGAACCAAAGCCCTCTCCTAGTCAAGTTCCCTCTCAAGTAATTCCTAATCCAAAGGGTACCCCCAACCCTCCAAGTATAGTCAGTGCTATCCCTTCCCATCTTGTAACTCCTTTGGCCTCTATTCAGTCTGAACTAGCCTCATGTTCTCAGATAACACCCGCCACTCCCCCAGCCATCCCTTCCCCTCAAGTCAAAGgtgtctctgtttcctcagctCTGACTGCTCCACAAAACCCTGTAAGCCTCAGCCTAAAGGGACCGCCTAGCCCACCCACTGCTTCATCTCTTTCAACTCAGTCTTTTGCTGTGGCTGCTGAGTCCCCTCCAGTTCTCCTCACTTCTCTGGACTCTCATCTTACACCTTTACATCAGAGTTCTCCTGTCCAAACTTCAAGTTCTAATATTCTGTCAGATCCCATAGAAGATACTATTTTTGTAGATCATTCTTCTGCAGATGCCTCTTACACTTCTCAGAGATCTGTaattcctccccttccttccagaAATGAGGTGGTTCCTACTGCTGTGACTGCTTTTCCAGGGGGGACTCCAACTTCCTCTCTGGCTATGTCTGCTGACAAAGGCATCTCTGCTGTCACTGACCTAGCCTCCTCAAATATAGTTGCCTCTTGTCCATTATCTCCTACAGCCTCTCTCATTCTCAAAGATTTTCCTAGTACAGCAGCCCTGGCAGCACCTAAAGATGCCCCCTCTCCCCAAAGTACATCATCTTCTCCAGAGATAGCTCTTTCTCCTGAAGCCACCCTAGCAACAAAAAGCTACCCAGAGCCTCTCCCTGTAGTGAAGCCAGCCAGTACTACTCCCTCTTCTTTGAGTGTTAACTCCCCAATCTCTGTAATCAAGACAGGTTCTTACACAAGCCCAGACCCAACTAATCTGCTTCTCAAAAGTTCTTTCACTACCCCAACTGTAGCTGCATTTCCTTTGGAAAGTGCTGCCATTGATGGAGTGGCTTCTACAACTGCCAAAGGTCCTTCCACTCCTTCAACTGCAGCCAGTCCTTCCACTCTTAATACTTCACCTTTGATGCCTCCAACCTCTGAAAGTTGCCCTATGGCTCCAGTAGTGACTTTATCTTCCCAGAATGCTTCTGCTTCTCTAGCTCCTATGGCACAGGTCCCTGAAATTCCCAAGTCTGAGTCTTCTACCCCTCTGCCTCCAACTGGTGCTCCTCAGGGTGAAAAGAAAGTTCATGGCATTTCTCAAACCTCACCATTGGCACCTATGGCTTCTGCTCCTGAAGGGTACCCAACTGAGGACTCTGGTGCTTCTATTACTGCATCTTCCAAAGGAATGTACCTAGCTGACTCCCCATCTCCTTTAGGGACTACTGTGTCTCCTCAGCCTAAAAGAATTCCAACCAAGAAGGGTTCAGCTACTGCTCCCTTAACTCTTGCCCCTTCTGCTTCTAAAAGTGTACCTGCTATCCCTGATACTCCTGTTGGAAATCTTTCGTTCACTATTTCTCCAGTTGAAGCTTCTTTTCCAGAGGCGGATCTTCCTTTTCATGTCTCTAAAGGATCACTAGCTGAGAAGCATTCCCCTACTCCCCCATCCTCCAGAGAGGCTCCTGTTCCCCTGCCTATGGCTCCTTCCCCCAAGGAGGGGCCAGCATCCCCATCCCCTAAAGAGACCCTTACTCCTCTAGCTGTGACCCCTTCCACCCCCAAAAGAGCCCCAGCAACTCCTTCCCCCAAAGAGGCTCCCACTCCCCTAGCTAtgactcctccttcccccaaaggGAGCTCAGCAACCACATTACCTAAAGAGACTCCCCTTCCTGCTGTGACCCCTTCCTCCCCAAAAGGAGCCCCAGCAACTCCTTCCCAAAAGCAAACCCCAGCCACCCCACCTCCCAAAGAGGCTCCCACTTTCCCAGCTATGGCTCTTCCCTCTTCCAAAAGAACCCCAGTTAACCCACCTTCAAAGGAGGACTCCACTCCCGTAGCTGTGACTCATTCTTCCCCCAAAGAgagcccagcaatcccacctccCAAAGAGACTTCTTCTCCCTCAGCTCTGACTCCTCCCTCCCTCAAAGGGCCTCAGGCCCCCAAAAGAGCCTCAGCTACCCCATCTCCCAAGGGAGACTCCACTCccccacctgtgtctcctccctcccccaaaagGGGCTCAGCAACTCCATCTCCCAAAAAAGCCCCAGCTAGCCCACCTCCAAAGGGAGACTCCACTCCTCCACCTGTGACTGCTCCCTCCCCCAAAGAGAGCCCAGCAACTCCATCTCCCAAAAGAGCTCCGGCTAGCCCACCTCCAAAGGGAGACTCCACTCCCCCACCTGtgactcctccttcccccaaaggGAGCCCAGCAACTCCATCTCCCAAAAGAGCTCCGGCTAGCCCGCCTCCAAAGGGAGACTCCACTCCTCCACCTGTGACTGCTCCCTCCCCCAAAGGGAGCTCAGCAACTCCATCTCCCAAAAAAGCCCCAGCTAGCCCACCTCCAAAGGGAGACTCCACTCCTCCACCTGTGACTGCTCCCTCCCCCAAAGGGAGCCCAGCAACTCTATCTCCCAAAAAAGCCCCAGCTAGCCCACCTCCAAAGGGAGACTCCACTCCTCCACCTGTGACTGCTCCCTCCCCCAAAGGGAGCCCAGCAACTCCATCTCCCAAAAAAGCCCCAGCTAGCCCACCTCCAAAGGGAGATTCCACTCCTCCACCTGTGACTGCTCCATCTCCCAAAAAAGCCCTGGCTAGCCCACCTCCAAAGGGAGACTCCACTCCTCCACCTGTGACTGCTCCCTCCCCCAAAGGGAGCCCAGCAACTCCATCTCCCAAAAAAGCCCCAGCTAACCCACCTCCAAAGGGAGACTCCACTCCTCCACCTGTGACTGCTCCATCTCCCAAAAAAGCCCCGGCTAGCCCACCTCCAAAGGGGGATTTCACTCCCCCAGGTGTAACTCCTCCATCTCCAAAAAAGGGCCCAGCAACTCCATCACCCAAAGGAACCCCCACTCCCTCTGCTGTGACTTCTCCCCCCAAAAGGGGTCTGGCAACCCCACCTCTCACAGGAGACCCTGCTCCCCCATCTGTGGCTCCTGTTTCCCCCAAAGAGGcctcagcagcagcatcactcaAAGAAACTCCCACTCCTTTAGCTgtggctcctccctcctccaaagGGACTCTGGCTGCCAAAAGAGCCTCAGCAACTCCAAACACCAAAGAAGTCCCTACTTCCCCAGCCGTGACTCCTTCCACCAAAAAAGCAACAGGAACCCCAGTCCCCAAAGGGGTGCCCACTCCCTCAGCTGTAATTCCTCCCTCTCCAAAAAAGGCCCCAGTCCCCAAAGGGGCCCCAGCAACCTCATCCTCCAAAGAGGCTCCCGCTCCCCCAACTGTGATTCCTCTCTCTCCCAAAGAGGCCCCTACTTCCCCAGTTTCAGTCACATGTCCCTTGGGGTCCACTGCCCCTCAGGCATCTAAAGGGCCCCCAATAAAGAAAGGCCCCACAGCTTTCAAAGCAGTGCTTGATGGTTCAGCTCCAGAAAGTGCACCAGTCATCACAACTCCCACTCAGAAAGGTCCACCAGCCAAGAATAGTTCTATTTCACCACCTGTGTGCCCAGATCCCTCATCTCAGAATGGTACTAAAGGACCCCTTCCTGCAGTGGCTCCAGCTCCTCTATTGACAGTCTCTACTCAGAAAGGTTCTTCTCCAAAAGCCCTCCCTGTCTCTCCCTTAAAGGGCAAAGATTCTTTCCATTCCCCAGAGGGCCCCTTGCCTCCTCCTTCTGAGTCAGAGACATCTACCCCTTCAGCAACAGCTGCCCCAGAGAAGAGCCTTCCTAAAGCTGGATTAGTGTCTGTCTCTCCAGCACCTACCCCGTCAGTCTCTCTGCCTCTTGCTTCCTCCCCAGTTCCCCCTCTGCTTCCTAAACAGCAATTTCTGCCGTCCTCACCTGGGCTGGTGCTGGAATCACCCTGTAAGCCCTCAGCCCCTGCTGATGAGGATGAGCTGCCGCCTCTGATTCCCCCGGAACCAATCTCGGGGGGAGTGCCTTTCCAGCCGGTCCTCGTCAACATGCCCACTCCCAAACCTGCTGGGATCCCTGCCCCAACCCCCTCTGCCAAGCAGCCTGTTCTGAAGAACAATAAGG GGTCTGGAACAGAATCTGATAGTGATGAATCAGTCCCAGAGCTTGAGGAACAGGATTCTACACAGGCAACCACACAACAAGCTCAG CTGGCAGCAGCAGCTGAAATCGATGAAGAACCAGTCAGTAAAGCAAAACAGAGCCGGAGTGAAAAGAAGGCACGGAAG gCTATGTCCAAACTGGGTCTTCGACAGGTTACAGGGGTTACTAGAGTCACTATCCGGAAATCTAAGAATATCCTTTTTGTCATCACAAAACCAGATGTGTACAAGAGCCCAGCTTCAGATACCTACATTGTTTTTGGGGAAGCCAAG